In Phaeobacter piscinae, one genomic interval encodes:
- a CDS encoding alpha/beta fold hydrolase — protein MAAPAYLVEQVQSAWSEPAATLVAERFGFSREDMLLLRRLLTGDDWVDLRTGTGGQRSPELAVLAGMLTKTAAPNCPDMLRFLAYLISQTVEDYEIAAASVSPPQKRLSLSCGLSSHYLCFGAARGQAVVFVHGIFDGIAGLQRLQPELRARGLRVLAPLRCGYGASDRLPWQADPVDLFVTQLEALIDTEGLERPILLGHRSGCMFAAAAGRRLRDRLGGVVGVGATLPLPSMGQAGALRGHQRAMALSAVHASAVLPLVVRSWSRSVRQKGSQVLVSRQIAKDSADRRLLADPRLSAVLEQSHRMMMQHGRGGYETDLRLVARPRDTRHCTKAAPTIYLHGGEDTVTPAGRLQAALGPGSKDLQIRVCKRAGTMLLYTQPELVFAAIEELRQRITL, from the coding sequence GTGGCCGCTCCTGCATATTTGGTGGAGCAGGTGCAATCCGCCTGGTCCGAACCGGCTGCGACTTTGGTGGCAGAGCGCTTTGGTTTCAGTCGAGAAGACATGTTGCTGTTGCGGCGCCTGTTGACCGGTGACGATTGGGTTGACCTGCGGACCGGAACGGGTGGGCAGCGTAGTCCTGAGTTGGCTGTTCTGGCAGGTATGCTGACCAAAACGGCCGCTCCGAATTGCCCGGACATGTTACGATTTCTGGCTTATCTGATCTCTCAGACAGTAGAAGACTATGAAATTGCGGCGGCCAGTGTTTCACCGCCGCAGAAACGCCTCTCCCTGTCTTGTGGACTGAGCTCGCATTATCTGTGTTTTGGTGCAGCCCGTGGACAGGCAGTGGTGTTTGTTCACGGGATATTTGACGGTATCGCGGGGTTGCAACGACTGCAACCGGAGCTGCGTGCACGCGGTTTACGGGTCCTTGCGCCATTGCGCTGCGGATATGGGGCCTCTGATCGATTGCCGTGGCAGGCTGATCCTGTCGATCTATTCGTAACGCAGCTAGAAGCATTGATTGATACTGAGGGGCTGGAGCGGCCAATCCTTCTGGGACATCGCAGTGGGTGCATGTTTGCGGCCGCCGCGGGGCGCCGCCTGCGGGATCGTCTGGGCGGAGTTGTTGGGGTGGGCGCGACGCTGCCCCTGCCGAGTATGGGGCAGGCGGGCGCGTTGCGTGGACATCAGCGTGCCATGGCGCTGAGTGCGGTTCATGCCAGTGCCGTTCTGCCGCTGGTCGTGCGCAGCTGGTCCCGGTCGGTACGCCAAAAAGGATCCCAGGTTCTGGTTTCACGGCAGATTGCAAAAGATAGTGCTGACCGGAGATTGCTGGCGGACCCACGGCTGAGCGCTGTGTTGGAGCAGAGCCACAGGATGATGATGCAACATGGTCGCGGCGGATATGAGACCGATCTGCGGTTGGTGGCGCGCCCACGCGACACCCGTCACTGTACCAAGGCGGCGCCGACCATCTATCTGCATGGTGGTGAGGATACGGTAACTCCTGCGGGACGATTGCAGGCAGCGTTGGGTCCCGGCAGCAAAGACTTGCAGATTCGAGTCTGCAAACGGGCAGGGACCATGCTTCTCTATACACAGCCTGAGCTGGTATTTGCAGCGATCGAGGAGCTGCGTCAGCGCATCACCTTATGA
- the lipB gene encoding lipoyl(octanoyl) transferase LipB encodes MVEWITTSGLTGYDEAVTFMEDRAAGIAAGTQEECIWLVEHPPLYTAGTSAQPEDLTDPDRFPVYPSKRGGQYTYHGPGQRVVYVMLDVAKRGRDVRCFVRQLERWVILALDRFNVTGHIRDGRVGVWVERDDKPLRPNGEKTEDKIAAIGIRLRKWVSFHGISINVEPDLSHFDGIVPCGITEFGVTSLVDLGLPVTMTDVDVALKQCFDVAFATTDTCSKS; translated from the coding sequence ATGGTTGAATGGATCACCACCTCAGGTCTGACCGGCTATGACGAAGCCGTCACCTTTATGGAAGACCGCGCCGCCGGGATCGCCGCTGGAACTCAGGAGGAATGCATCTGGCTGGTCGAGCACCCTCCGCTTTACACTGCAGGCACCTCAGCTCAGCCCGAAGATCTGACAGACCCTGATCGCTTTCCTGTCTATCCGAGCAAGCGCGGCGGGCAATATACCTATCACGGGCCGGGGCAGCGCGTGGTCTATGTCATGCTGGATGTCGCCAAGCGTGGCCGGGATGTGCGGTGCTTCGTGCGCCAGCTGGAACGCTGGGTGATCCTGGCGCTTGATCGCTTCAATGTGACCGGTCATATCCGCGATGGTCGGGTTGGTGTCTGGGTTGAACGTGATGACAAGCCGCTGCGGCCTAATGGTGAGAAGACCGAGGACAAAATCGCTGCTATCGGCATCCGCCTGCGCAAATGGGTCAGCTTCCACGGCATCTCGATCAACGTCGAACCGGATCTCAGCCATTTTGACGGTATTGTGCCCTGTGGCATCACAGAGTTTGGCGTTACCAGCCTGGTGGATCTGGGCCTGCCAGTGACCATGACCGACGTCGATGTTGCGCTGAAACAATGTTTCGATGTGGCATTCGCGACCACTGATACCTGCTCCAAGAGCTAA
- a CDS encoding peptidoglycan-binding domain-containing protein produces the protein MFSKSVKTTLVASVLATSGAAPAVADNLGAALVGSIIGGVIVNEAHKNRARKQPVTRKRTYSPARAQNRETQTALNYFGFPAGSPDGVMGRKSRAAVAQYQGHMGFPATGQLTQYERDFLVSSYSRAQIGGPQVIKAMQGPNGVRGLLRIWRDEATGTRSANAGGYGSYGGLPFEVSEAVDEIAASADPSAEQLLQRSGFMQLADLNGDGKNDYMIDTSVSGSSFWCGASHCSVMVFASTPQGYQRNDFMARGVTTANFSCHQGVCRMSDEPGSGTVQAAAPTPAPAPAPAPGGGVGGTVLASAPQAVAPAPAPAGGGLAALQLFQQPAPAANTASLTSHCSKVSLLTSSNGGYMTVSNLRDPELALGEQFCLTRSYAINSGEALVAKVQDLSQAQVDSQCDAFGPVVQPYLAKLGSTGSDALVSDLQKFVLQSNMSIEQLSNTAGICLFSGYRRDNMEVALGAALIMVGVGQRPYAELVGHHLAQGFGVAKSPEQAQGWYQTAIAALEAGVDPVFAPGQPERLALIKAASAGLTGGLAQPVPASSAAAALPSFSTD, from the coding sequence ATGTTCTCAAAATCAGTTAAAACCACATTAGTCGCATCAGTTCTGGCAACCTCAGGGGCAGCACCCGCAGTCGCGGATAATCTTGGTGCGGCGCTGGTCGGCAGCATCATTGGTGGCGTCATTGTCAATGAGGCCCATAAAAACCGAGCGCGCAAACAACCTGTTACACGTAAGCGCACCTATTCGCCCGCGCGCGCGCAGAACCGTGAAACGCAGACTGCACTCAATTATTTCGGCTTCCCGGCGGGCTCTCCTGACGGTGTGATGGGGCGGAAATCCCGCGCCGCTGTGGCCCAATATCAGGGACATATGGGATTCCCTGCGACGGGCCAGTTGACCCAGTATGAACGCGATTTTCTGGTGTCGTCTTACAGTCGGGCGCAAATCGGTGGTCCGCAGGTAATCAAGGCCATGCAGGGGCCGAATGGTGTGCGCGGTCTTCTGCGCATCTGGCGAGATGAGGCCACCGGCACTCGCAGTGCCAACGCTGGCGGCTATGGCAGCTATGGGGGGTTGCCCTTCGAGGTTAGCGAGGCGGTGGATGAAATCGCTGCCAGCGCTGATCCCAGCGCCGAGCAATTGCTGCAGCGATCCGGATTTATGCAGTTGGCAGATCTGAATGGGGACGGCAAGAACGACTATATGATCGACACTTCGGTGTCTGGCAGTTCCTTCTGGTGCGGGGCGTCGCATTGTTCTGTCATGGTGTTCGCCTCAACCCCGCAGGGGTATCAGCGCAATGACTTCATGGCGCGCGGGGTCACCACCGCGAATTTCTCCTGTCATCAGGGCGTGTGCCGGATGAGTGATGAACCAGGGTCCGGCACTGTCCAAGCAGCGGCGCCGACGCCTGCACCAGCACCTGCGCCTGCACCAGGTGGTGGCGTGGGCGGCACGGTGCTCGCCTCCGCACCGCAAGCCGTGGCTCCTGCTCCTGCTCCTGCCGGTGGTGGTCTCGCGGCACTTCAGCTGTTCCAGCAACCGGCACCAGCGGCCAATACGGCCTCGCTGACCAGCCATTGCAGCAAAGTCAGCCTGCTCACCAGCTCCAACGGCGGCTACATGACCGTGTCCAATCTGCGCGATCCCGAATTGGCGCTGGGTGAGCAGTTCTGCCTGACACGCTCTTACGCGATCAACTCCGGCGAAGCGCTCGTTGCCAAGGTGCAGGATTTGAGCCAGGCGCAAGTCGACAGTCAATGCGACGCCTTTGGTCCGGTGGTGCAGCCCTATCTGGCCAAGCTGGGGAGCACAGGCAGCGACGCGCTGGTCTCCGATCTGCAGAAATTCGTCTTGCAGTCGAATATGTCGATCGAACAGCTCTCCAATACAGCGGGTATCTGCCTATTCTCCGGGTATCGCCGGGACAACATGGAGGTGGCGCTCGGCGCGGCCTTGATCATGGTGGGTGTCGGGCAACGTCCCTACGCTGAGTTGGTCGGTCACCATCTGGCTCAGGGCTTCGGTGTGGCAAAATCACCGGAACAGGCACAGGGCTGGTACCAGACAGCCATTGCAGCCCTGGAGGCGGGGGTCGACCCTGTTTTCGCTCCAGGTCAGCCGGAACGTCTGGCGCTGATCAAGGCAGCGTCAGCCGGGCTGACCGGTGGGCTGGCGCAGCCGGTTCCGGCCTCCAGCGCCGCCGCTGCCCTGCCAAGCTTCTCAACTGACTGA
- a CDS encoding helix-turn-helix transcriptional regulator → MRFRLRHDAIVRTLRRNGATTVDELADEVGASRRTVLRDISVLRDEGYVIQSDVGRGGGLRLDPQSMQTTARLSVPEVFALLISVSAMRAAGNLPFSDLADVGLAKIEKALPSDKVRDLRAFLDCLHIGQLSPLQDVSDIGKMDPDLLAAFETGFLQRQSLRFHYSDAKGRKTLREVEPQAMLILQPLWYLVAWDPMREDFRHFRMDRISHPVAVEGTTFRRRRVPFEDDICPFNELTR, encoded by the coding sequence ATGAGATTTCGACTCAGACATGATGCCATCGTCCGCACCCTTCGACGCAACGGCGCTACAACCGTTGACGAACTTGCTGATGAAGTGGGAGCGTCACGCCGCACGGTGTTACGCGACATCAGCGTTCTGCGCGATGAAGGTTATGTCATTCAGTCCGATGTTGGGCGCGGCGGTGGCTTGAGGCTTGATCCGCAATCCATGCAAACCACCGCTCGACTTTCCGTTCCTGAAGTCTTTGCGCTCCTGATAAGCGTTTCCGCAATGCGTGCAGCAGGCAATTTGCCGTTCTCTGACTTAGCCGATGTCGGCCTCGCCAAAATCGAAAAGGCACTGCCATCTGACAAGGTCAGAGATCTGCGCGCTTTTTTGGACTGCCTCCACATTGGTCAGCTGTCGCCGCTGCAGGATGTCTCGGACATTGGCAAAATGGATCCTGATCTCTTGGCAGCCTTCGAAACCGGGTTCCTTCAGCGACAGTCCCTGCGCTTCCACTATAGCGACGCGAAGGGCCGCAAGACCTTACGCGAGGTAGAGCCGCAGGCCATGCTCATCCTTCAGCCACTATGGTATCTGGTGGCTTGGGATCCGATGCGTGAGGATTTTCGGCACTTTCGCATGGACCGGATCAGCCATCCGGTTGCTGTAGAAGGCACGACTTTCCGTCGCCGCCGCGTACCATTTGAAGATGACATCTGCCCATTCAACGAGCTCACCCGCTGA
- a CDS encoding RidA family protein, whose product MERTAVNPWDWSLKLGYNQAEVVEGVTRQVICAGQTAVDGEGNPQHLDDMRAQIGLALDNLEAVLEKAGMDLSNIIRLGVYATDVDEALKNFDVMGMRFGIHQNAPPMTLLGVSRLAIPGLLFEIEATAAA is encoded by the coding sequence ATGGAACGTACAGCTGTGAACCCATGGGATTGGTCCCTGAAGTTGGGCTATAACCAAGCTGAAGTGGTCGAAGGCGTAACACGGCAAGTCATCTGCGCGGGCCAGACGGCTGTAGATGGCGAAGGCAATCCGCAGCACCTCGACGACATGCGCGCCCAGATTGGTTTGGCATTGGACAACCTTGAGGCGGTGCTGGAGAAGGCGGGGATGGATCTCAGCAATATCATCCGTCTTGGCGTCTACGCGACGGATGTAGACGAGGCTCTGAAGAATTTTGATGTCATGGGGATGCGTTTTGGCATACATCAAAATGCCCCGCCAATGACGCTTCTAGGGGTGAGCAGACTGGCGATACCAGGGCTGCTGTTCGAAATCGAAGCAACCGCAGCGGCCTAG
- a CDS encoding TetR/AcrR family transcriptional regulator — MMGRPSNRDERYEQVMQALVRCVARYGLEGASLAQVATEAGLTRPLVRYHLGNRSEMTLALQAYVLDSFDSQTDALVEALPKADPGTALVELLFDDTCGTSPDMVLALAALTAKASEEVELRDACRASVLNFEAAVAGALRGAYPQAGAGAVDACAHGVIALYYNVSSLRPLEMPATWSETARGLAVKLVRELEDYS; from the coding sequence GTGATGGGCCGTCCGTCGAACCGCGATGAGCGCTATGAGCAAGTTATGCAGGCATTGGTGCGTTGCGTGGCGCGTTATGGTCTAGAAGGCGCATCTCTCGCCCAAGTCGCAACCGAGGCTGGTCTGACTCGCCCCTTAGTCCGTTACCATCTCGGTAATCGTAGCGAAATGACCCTGGCCTTGCAGGCCTATGTATTGGACAGCTTCGATAGTCAAACCGACGCGCTGGTAGAGGCACTGCCAAAAGCCGATCCCGGCACAGCATTGGTCGAATTACTTTTTGACGATACCTGTGGAACGTCACCGGACATGGTCCTTGCTCTTGCGGCGCTAACGGCAAAAGCTAGTGAGGAAGTCGAATTGCGCGATGCTTGTCGGGCCTCAGTGCTTAATTTTGAGGCCGCCGTGGCTGGCGCTCTTAGAGGTGCTTATCCACAGGCCGGGGCGGGTGCGGTGGACGCGTGCGCCCACGGTGTTATTGCGCTCTACTACAACGTGTCGTCATTACGCCCATTGGAGATGCCTGCGACCTGGTCTGAGACCGCACGCGGTCTCGCTGTGAAGCTGGTCCGAGAGTTAGAGGACTATTCATGA
- a CDS encoding aromatic ring-hydroxylating oxygenase subunit alpha: MSNMLHLLPVEAYTSQHWFHREMRDIFSKTWRYAGFMEDVSKPGQYITVQAGLNNIFIVMGRDRRLRAFHNICRHRGTQLIRAVGKTQKALTCPYHDWTYDLEGNLISVPEEQEEFGQIDESCLGLKPAKVDIWKSMIFVHPDPNAPSIADWFGPVEPHIGPHVPEELIEYGELKSSYEIKANWKAVVEN; encoded by the coding sequence ATGTCCAACATGCTTCATCTGCTGCCCGTAGAAGCCTATACATCGCAGCATTGGTTCCATCGTGAAATGCGCGACATCTTCTCAAAAACCTGGCGTTACGCGGGGTTCATGGAAGACGTTAGTAAGCCGGGTCAATACATCACCGTGCAAGCCGGGTTGAACAACATCTTTATTGTCATGGGGCGTGACCGTCGCCTGCGGGCGTTTCACAACATTTGCCGCCATCGCGGTACGCAACTCATCCGTGCTGTAGGTAAAACACAAAAGGCACTTACCTGCCCCTATCACGACTGGACCTACGATCTAGAAGGCAACCTGATTTCAGTCCCTGAAGAACAGGAGGAATTCGGACAGATCGATGAATCCTGCCTTGGACTGAAACCAGCCAAGGTCGACATCTGGAAGTCGATGATCTTTGTGCATCCTGATCCGAATGCGCCTTCCATTGCTGACTGGTTTGGTCCGGTTGAACCGCACATTGGCCCGCACGTGCCGGAAGAACTGATTGAATATGGCGAGCTAAAGAGTAGCTACGAGATCAAAGCGAACTGGAAGGCCGTCGTTGAGAACTAA
- a CDS encoding SRPBCC family protein, translating to MYDHKAAKYHWEGPHYMFWEPPVEEFLENQESKLIAPRVIPEGANGAWVPMLFPGIGLAGSEDGWNIFIIEPLEPELTRVINRGRVSNSSGWEFTKQSMRSSNFWTKFGLSGKYESHDAMNDDDPMVAGDFTGEDVYACEQQQKSLKSPYFETGPVATGETPIVEHQKVVLEWLGRDK from the coding sequence ATGTATGATCACAAGGCGGCCAAGTATCACTGGGAGGGTCCGCACTATATGTTTTGGGAACCACCGGTTGAAGAATTCCTGGAAAATCAGGAAAGCAAACTGATTGCGCCTCGTGTCATTCCTGAAGGTGCCAATGGTGCTTGGGTGCCGATGCTGTTTCCCGGTATCGGGCTTGCGGGTTCGGAGGATGGCTGGAACATCTTCATTATCGAACCACTGGAGCCTGAGCTGACCCGCGTTATCAACCGTGGGCGTGTCTCCAACAGTTCTGGCTGGGAGTTCACCAAGCAGTCAATGAGATCATCGAACTTCTGGACGAAATTTGGGCTCAGCGGCAAATATGAGAGCCATGACGCAATGAACGACGATGACCCGATGGTTGCGGGAGACTTCACCGGCGAGGACGTCTATGCCTGTGAGCAACAGCAAAAGTCACTGAAGTCTCCCTATTTTGAGACCGGTCCTGTTGCCACTGGTGAAACCCCTATTGTCGAACATCAGAAAGTCGTCCTTGAATGGTTGGGAAGAGACAAATGA
- a CDS encoding ferredoxin--NADP reductase: MTARSFHPLTVLETREEIDGMAKTVMFDVPSPLRRVFGWRPGQHLSLRVTVDGQEQRRSYSISSSPFTGDPLRITVKRVKGGVVSNHINDTVSAGDIIDVMPPFGRFHLDPSATSRRTHYFFGAGSGFTPLYSMLSSVMAEESGSFAHVVYGNRNEKSILLEDELNRLWEANSERMSVHHVFSKPGWWSNVQYWRKGIVNKAAIEAMIAENPPYAQDTQYYVCGPGEMNNGVREALMSLDVPVSRIHMESYGGIDDHDTSTIGIAAKASVTLGGLVHQVNISKGQTLLDAIKGAGLKPPFSCQSGVCGACCAKLTQGRVHMRAREALEDGDIARGEVLTCQSLATTETLALAYK; this comes from the coding sequence ATGACTGCGCGCAGTTTTCATCCGCTGACCGTTCTCGAGACACGCGAAGAGATTGATGGTATGGCCAAAACAGTGATGTTTGATGTGCCATCGCCTCTGCGTAGAGTATTCGGTTGGAGACCCGGGCAACATCTCTCGTTGCGCGTCACGGTGGATGGCCAGGAGCAACGTCGAAGCTATTCGATATCCTCCTCACCTTTCACCGGAGATCCTTTGCGGATCACTGTCAAACGGGTCAAGGGCGGCGTGGTCAGTAATCACATCAACGACACCGTTTCAGCAGGAGACATTATCGACGTAATGCCTCCTTTCGGCAGATTTCACCTCGACCCCAGCGCAACATCGCGGCGCACGCATTATTTTTTTGGCGCTGGATCTGGTTTTACCCCACTGTATTCGATGTTGAGTTCGGTTATGGCTGAAGAGTCTGGCTCCTTCGCGCATGTGGTATATGGCAATCGCAATGAAAAGAGCATTTTGCTCGAGGATGAGCTGAATCGCCTTTGGGAGGCAAATTCTGAGCGTATGTCCGTTCACCATGTCTTTTCTAAGCCGGGCTGGTGGTCAAATGTGCAGTATTGGCGCAAGGGCATTGTGAACAAAGCGGCCATTGAAGCAATGATCGCCGAGAACCCACCCTATGCGCAGGATACACAGTATTATGTCTGCGGCCCTGGGGAGATGAATAATGGAGTGAGAGAGGCGCTTATGTCGCTCGATGTCCCTGTCAGCCGCATTCACATGGAAAGCTATGGCGGTATTGATGATCACGACACAAGCACCATAGGCATAGCCGCAAAAGCAAGCGTAACCCTGGGTGGCTTGGTCCACCAAGTCAATATCTCAAAGGGGCAAACACTGCTCGATGCTATCAAGGGGGCGGGGCTCAAGCCGCCATTCTCTTGTCAGTCAGGTGTCTGCGGTGCGTGCTGTGCCAAGCTCACACAAGGCAGGGTCCATATGCGTGCACGTGAGGCACTTGAAGACGGGGATATTGCAAGGGGCGAGGTGCTAACCTGCCAATCCCTGGCTACGACGGAAACCCTTGCACTCGCCTATAAATAG
- a CDS encoding exonuclease domain-containing protein, translated as MANAASLSLPTCFKQAEPLSDNLRFIAVDVETAGYDIASICQIGLACVGFDNSIATYSAYIDPGTPFAKGNTRLHGIDASTVKSAPKFAEVLPSLRPVLEAYPLIQHSRYDEKAFDAACRLAGFQVLKSTWSDSVAIARQAWPELRGHGGHGLANLKKVLGLQFEHHDAEEDARAAAEVTLKAEASMGRKIRMLSSSQQLTFDFQ; from the coding sequence ATGGCCAATGCTGCATCTTTGTCTTTACCAACTTGTTTCAAACAGGCTGAACCACTGAGCGACAATCTGAGGTTCATAGCTGTAGATGTCGAGACTGCCGGGTACGATATTGCGAGCATCTGTCAAATTGGCCTCGCTTGTGTTGGATTTGACAACTCAATCGCAACTTATAGTGCCTATATTGATCCCGGCACTCCCTTTGCTAAAGGCAATACGCGACTGCATGGGATTGATGCTTCAACTGTCAAAAGCGCCCCCAAATTTGCAGAAGTATTGCCAAGCCTACGTCCGGTTCTTGAGGCATACCCGCTTATTCAACACAGCCGATACGATGAGAAAGCCTTTGACGCGGCGTGTCGGCTTGCGGGATTTCAAGTGTTGAAGTCAACATGGTCAGACAGCGTTGCGATCGCTCGCCAAGCTTGGCCGGAATTACGCGGCCATGGCGGGCATGGTCTGGCCAATCTCAAAAAGGTGTTAGGGCTTCAATTCGAGCACCATGATGCTGAAGAGGATGCACGTGCTGCGGCTGAAGTTACATTGAAAGCAGAGGCATCAATGGGGCGAAAAATCAGGATGCTGAGTAGTTCACAGCAGTTGACCTTTGACTTTCAGTAA
- a CDS encoding DMT family transporter: MKLVLLILLGCLWSVRLAAMKSAGQSGLPPLLVAPVSILGIAFFYSAIATASRKWPPLRPEAAGFYVLSGFLGFVLPFLLEVFVAPKLPLFIFVVIISTMPIFTTILAVLTGVESVNLKGVAAVLLGFGAAIMIVWDTAELSTDPVSWDWFLAAFAVPTLYAVNTVFVASRWPKRVDAISVAHGQALVVALVTLAGSIISGSIFEWHLVTGNIPAIGLIGVGEGLALLVYLNLTRDYGPSLVSLANFISLFFAAIIGAVFFDDGLTWLSALAGVLLVTALTLRNQENRGGT; this comes from the coding sequence ATGAAGCTTGTCTTACTTATCCTGCTCGGCTGTCTTTGGAGCGTGCGCCTCGCCGCCATGAAATCAGCCGGGCAATCGGGGCTTCCACCACTTTTGGTTGCCCCAGTTTCGATCCTTGGAATAGCCTTTTTCTATTCGGCTATAGCAACGGCATCCCGCAAATGGCCTCCACTTAGACCAGAGGCAGCAGGGTTCTACGTTCTCAGCGGATTCCTCGGATTTGTACTGCCATTTTTATTGGAGGTTTTTGTCGCACCAAAACTCCCCTTGTTCATCTTCGTCGTGATCATTTCCACAATGCCCATTTTCACAACCATCCTCGCCGTTCTTACTGGTGTGGAATCCGTGAACTTGAAGGGGGTAGCCGCTGTATTGTTGGGCTTTGGTGCTGCGATTATGATCGTTTGGGACACAGCAGAATTGTCGACTGATCCAGTTTCCTGGGATTGGTTTCTGGCTGCCTTCGCAGTCCCCACCCTCTATGCTGTCAATACGGTATTTGTTGCATCTCGTTGGCCGAAACGGGTCGACGCGATAAGCGTGGCGCATGGGCAAGCACTTGTCGTTGCGCTGGTCACATTGGCAGGAAGTATAATTTCCGGAAGTATCTTTGAGTGGCATCTTGTCACCGGCAACATTCCCGCTATCGGCTTGATCGGCGTTGGTGAAGGGCTTGCGCTACTGGTCTATCTGAATCTGACGCGAGACTATGGACCATCGCTGGTGTCCTTGGCAAACTTCATCTCACTCTTCTTTGCTGCGATAATTGGAGCCGTATTCTTCGATGATGGTCTCACCTGGCTTTCGGCTCTGGCGGGGGTTTTGCTTGTTACGGCACTGACCTTACGCAATCAGGAGAATCGAGGCGGAACCTGA
- a CDS encoding LysE family translocator — translation MNWALWVSFATISAVNIVTPGPANLNTVRRAIQLGIYQVAPTILGNALGLAVGGAICAAGITSFVMASDLLWSFFQWAGVAYLAWLGARLLIRTETLSLHSQTDAAVPACTLFFEAFLLAATNPKALLFYMALFPQILEPERGMASQASILILTYCGLSILSLTTYSALAHAFRSRFMTPARYNRFRQGSGVLLIGFAAKLLMNMR, via the coding sequence ATGAACTGGGCACTTTGGGTTTCCTTTGCAACTATCTCGGCCGTGAACATCGTCACACCAGGTCCGGCGAACCTGAATACCGTGCGGCGCGCGATACAGTTGGGCATCTACCAGGTTGCACCCACGATTCTTGGCAATGCTTTGGGCCTTGCCGTAGGTGGTGCTATCTGTGCAGCAGGCATAACGTCCTTTGTGATGGCGTCAGACTTGCTCTGGTCCTTTTTTCAGTGGGCGGGAGTAGCGTATCTGGCCTGGCTTGGCGCCAGACTATTGATTAGGACAGAAACCCTATCTCTACACTCTCAGACCGACGCAGCAGTTCCAGCTTGCACTCTATTTTTTGAGGCATTTCTACTGGCAGCCACCAATCCCAAAGCATTGCTATTTTATATGGCGCTGTTCCCTCAGATTCTGGAACCGGAGCGGGGAATGGCGTCACAAGCGAGTATTCTCATCCTGACCTATTGTGGCCTGTCCATCCTGTCGCTCACCACCTATTCGGCACTCGCACATGCTTTCAGGAGCCGGTTCATGACACCGGCGCGATATAACAGGTTCCGACAAGGCTCTGGCGTCCTTCTAATCGGGTTTGCGGCCAAACTGTTAATGAACATGCGATAG
- a CDS encoding Lrp/AsnC family transcriptional regulator: MILIVESEGFWGICIGMENTLDDLDRAILTALVSDARISWKDLAADVGVSSPTIRDRVRRLQDRGIVQVFSIDISSAALGYTLEAVVRFRPLPGKRHVLEQQIQNTDRIVQCDKVTGEDGFVARILLKDIGELDPLLETFGRMATTNTAIVKSSPVRMRPPPF; encoded by the coding sequence TTGATTTTAATCGTGGAAAGTGAGGGGTTTTGGGGTATTTGCATTGGTATGGAAAATACTCTAGATGACCTTGATCGCGCCATTCTCACAGCTTTGGTGAGTGATGCGCGGATTAGCTGGAAAGACCTCGCCGCTGATGTGGGGGTCTCGTCCCCAACAATCCGTGATCGTGTCCGGCGATTGCAGGACAGAGGTATTGTGCAAGTGTTCTCGATTGATATTTCGTCGGCTGCCTTGGGGTATACTCTTGAGGCTGTTGTGCGGTTTCGACCGTTACCGGGAAAGCGCCATGTGCTGGAGCAACAGATTCAGAATACGGATCGGATCGTGCAATGCGACAAGGTTACGGGTGAGGACGGGTTTGTTGCCCGCATACTGCTGAAAGACATTGGAGAACTGGATCCACTTCTTGAAACCTTCGGGCGGATGGCAACAACGAACACGGCGATCGTAAAGTCGAGCCCCGTCAGAATGCGGCCGCCACCGTTCTGA